A single window of Modestobacter italicus DNA harbors:
- the mobF gene encoding MobF family relaxase encodes MTLHKLTAGNGYTYLTRQVAAQDAAGSSGRGLGDYYNEKGESPGTWMCRGLAGVPDFPVGKQVTEAQMVALFGRGRHPNAVQIEQAARAAGMDAERVDQASRLGRPYLVFEQGNEFRRRCASKFREYNASRGLDAAASVPEKERAAVRTEAARAMFAELYGRAPADARELSGHLARISRQSTTAVAGYDLTFSPVKSVSTLWAIAPRGIARVIEKAHDDAVADTLSWLEDHATYTRTGRHGVAQVNVRGLIAAAFTHRDSRAGDPDLHTHVAISNKVQTLDGRWLALDGRPLYKNNVAASERYNTRLEAFLVERLGVRFGERPGTDAGKRPVREIVGVDGPLPRLWSSRRAAIDARRAVLSTRFQTDHGRPPTAVEAIALAQQANLETRRAKHEARSRAEQRSTWRAEALAVLGGERQLRSYLARVLDQATAGAPAFRPSNAWVLQTATQVISTVSSTRATWLESNVRAEAERHVRTVGIRLEDLNRTVDALVGAALSPPLSTRLDKPSRATEPSALRRPDGSSVYTVAGSAIYTSSTVLAAEQSVIAAADRRDGRVTPPSSVDLALLESVANGVTLNAGQEQLVRELATSGARVQLALAPAGTGKTTALSVLAAAWRAGGGDIIGLAPSAAASSVLRDQLGTTTDTLAKLVHALSTGHDVLPWMDTMGPETLVVIDEAGMAGTADLASVVEFVTGAGGSVRLIGDDRQLAAIGAGGLLRDLATRYGAVTLTQVVRFTHPDTGEANPAEGAASLALREGDPAALAYYVDHGRIHVGDVSTVTEDAYSVWAADRAAGRDAILLAPTRGLAAELNTRARHDRLAREGQPSGPEVTLVDGSRASVGDVIFTRRNRRRLQTSATDWVKNGDRWTVAAVDPSGAIDVVDERTGRQVTLPADYVHRHVALGYATTVHAAQGVTADRSYVLATGVESRQQLYVAMTRGRHENHVFLAVAGDGDPHSAITRDALLPPTAVELLGRVLDRDDASISAGSWARTLADPAARLGKSSDCYHHALTTAAEQQLGRAAVEAIDSASEAAVSGLTLHDAYPALRGRLALCALAGHDPAALLHGALRSPRGLEDARDVAAVLDWRIDPGSLSSTEVAPLPWLPGVPQTLAANSEWGPYLDERQREVAALADEVSEQARSWTPVSAPTWARPFLDRDVALVADLAVWRAAHGVDHGDLRPTGPAQRAAVDARVQRTLDARAAQLVGEAGSATARWRPLVDGLDPRVASDPYWPLLADRLSIAERAGVDVAAVLRAAGGQRLPDEQPAAALWWRVSAHLSPAAATATQPSARSLRPSWTSDLIDVLGATAANRVAADPAWPGLIAAVERGRDAGWQPADLLSTAFDLLRSGQPDDEELRPEELAIAIAWRIGQLLESDRRISKEQSTTDDVPDWSIGLTEPDETEPAPEPTLDPLRSLADDDGEAQPGRVRLLELNEQAAVFFTSHFRDAWAPGYLARRLGMDKTGNVDALEGFTIGYAPANWTALTDHLRQLGATDAEIVAAGLGSYASTGRVIDRFRDRLVFAIRGGDGIRGWIGRRNPARDDDRGHGSPKYLNTAQTELFTKGNEMYGLTEAMPALAAGATPVLVEGPLDVLAVTLAGRGAYVGIAPLGTSFTDAQADLLRPHIQPGRRGVIVATDADRAGRLAAEGAFWRLTARGDDPGQLVSPAGKDPAEVLEMAGPEALRRALDSSASLAASIVRARVDDFADRLDTVEGQVLATRQAAAVIAALPPSSWPAHLVDVIVRTGIAPDIAAAEVMDAASRNDLASPDDGTASTGAATAPAGWLPRSTANRALAVSDREALAAAGPRILAPMGAPLQR; translated from the coding sequence ATGACGCTGCACAAGCTCACGGCAGGGAACGGGTACACGTATCTGACGCGCCAGGTGGCTGCGCAGGACGCCGCCGGGAGCAGCGGCCGAGGCCTCGGGGACTACTACAACGAGAAGGGCGAGTCTCCGGGAACGTGGATGTGTCGCGGGCTTGCCGGTGTGCCGGACTTCCCCGTCGGGAAGCAGGTCACCGAGGCGCAGATGGTCGCGCTGTTCGGCCGGGGACGTCACCCCAACGCCGTCCAAATAGAGCAGGCCGCACGCGCTGCGGGCATGGACGCGGAGCGCGTCGATCAGGCCAGCAGACTCGGCCGGCCGTACCTGGTCTTCGAGCAAGGCAATGAGTTTCGGCGGCGCTGCGCGAGCAAATTTCGCGAGTACAACGCCTCTCGTGGGCTGGACGCCGCCGCTTCAGTCCCGGAGAAGGAGCGGGCCGCCGTCCGCACCGAGGCTGCCCGCGCCATGTTCGCCGAGCTGTACGGCCGTGCTCCTGCCGACGCACGTGAGCTGTCCGGCCATCTCGCCCGCATCTCCCGCCAGTCGACAACAGCCGTTGCCGGATACGACCTGACCTTCAGCCCGGTGAAGAGCGTCTCGACGCTCTGGGCAATCGCGCCACGCGGCATCGCCAGGGTCATCGAGAAGGCACACGACGATGCCGTCGCCGACACCCTGAGCTGGTTGGAAGACCACGCGACCTACACCCGCACCGGCCGCCACGGGGTCGCCCAGGTCAACGTGCGAGGGCTGATCGCTGCAGCCTTCACGCACCGCGACTCCCGCGCCGGCGACCCGGACCTGCACACGCACGTCGCAATCAGCAACAAGGTGCAGACCCTCGACGGTCGCTGGCTCGCTCTCGACGGGCGGCCGCTCTACAAGAACAACGTCGCTGCCTCCGAGCGCTACAACACCCGACTTGAAGCGTTCCTGGTGGAGCGTCTGGGAGTGCGCTTTGGCGAGCGCCCCGGCACTGATGCCGGTAAGCGGCCGGTCCGCGAGATCGTCGGCGTTGACGGGCCACTCCCCCGCCTCTGGTCGTCGCGGCGCGCAGCGATCGACGCTCGGCGGGCGGTGCTCTCGACTCGCTTCCAGACCGACCACGGGCGACCACCGACGGCCGTCGAGGCAATCGCGCTGGCACAGCAGGCCAACCTGGAGACGCGGCGGGCCAAGCACGAGGCTCGGTCCCGAGCCGAGCAGCGGTCCACCTGGCGCGCGGAGGCACTCGCCGTGCTGGGCGGGGAAAGACAACTGCGTAGCTACCTGGCCCGAGTGCTGGACCAGGCCACCGCGGGCGCGCCGGCCTTCCGACCCTCAAACGCCTGGGTGCTCCAGACGGCCACGCAGGTGATCTCGACGGTCTCCTCCACTCGAGCGACATGGCTGGAGAGCAACGTCCGAGCAGAAGCCGAGCGCCACGTCCGCACCGTCGGAATTCGGTTGGAAGATCTAAACCGCACCGTCGATGCACTCGTCGGGGCAGCGTTGTCACCCCCGCTGTCGACTCGGCTCGACAAGCCCAGCAGGGCCACCGAACCGAGCGCCCTCCGTCGGCCGGACGGCTCGTCGGTCTACACCGTGGCCGGCTCGGCGATCTACACCTCCAGCACCGTCCTCGCCGCCGAGCAATCCGTGATTGCGGCCGCCGACCGGCGGGATGGACGTGTCACCCCGCCGTCATCCGTCGATCTCGCACTCTTGGAGTCTGTCGCCAACGGGGTGACGTTGAATGCCGGGCAGGAGCAGCTGGTCCGAGAGCTGGCCACGTCGGGTGCGCGAGTCCAGCTCGCGCTGGCACCCGCCGGCACAGGGAAGACGACGGCGCTGAGCGTCCTGGCAGCGGCCTGGCGGGCGGGCGGCGGAGACATCATCGGACTAGCTCCGTCCGCCGCGGCGAGCTCAGTGCTCCGCGACCAGCTGGGCACGACCACCGACACCCTCGCCAAGCTCGTTCACGCGCTGAGCACCGGGCATGACGTCCTTCCCTGGATGGACACCATGGGTCCTGAGACGCTCGTCGTCATCGACGAGGCCGGTATGGCCGGCACTGCCGACCTCGCCAGCGTGGTCGAGTTCGTCACCGGTGCCGGCGGCTCCGTGCGGCTCATCGGCGACGACCGCCAACTTGCCGCCATCGGCGCCGGCGGCCTCCTGCGCGACCTGGCCACCCGATATGGCGCCGTCACCCTCACCCAGGTCGTCCGGTTCACTCATCCGGATACCGGCGAGGCCAACCCCGCCGAAGGAGCAGCCTCCCTGGCGCTGAGGGAAGGCGATCCCGCCGCACTCGCCTACTACGTCGACCACGGCCGCATCCACGTCGGCGACGTCAGCACGGTCACCGAGGACGCCTACTCCGTCTGGGCGGCCGACCGGGCAGCCGGCCGCGATGCCATCCTGCTCGCGCCCACTCGCGGCCTGGCCGCTGAGCTGAACACCCGCGCGCGCCACGACCGTCTGGCCAGGGAGGGACAACCCAGCGGACCAGAGGTCACGCTGGTCGACGGCTCGCGCGCCTCGGTCGGCGACGTGATCTTCACGCGCCGGAACAGGCGCAGGCTGCAGACGTCCGCGACCGACTGGGTGAAGAACGGCGACCGCTGGACCGTCGCCGCCGTCGATCCATCCGGCGCCATCGACGTCGTCGACGAGCGCACCGGGAGGCAGGTCACCCTGCCGGCCGACTACGTGCACAGACACGTCGCCCTCGGCTACGCGACGACCGTGCACGCCGCGCAAGGCGTTACCGCGGACAGGTCCTACGTCCTCGCCACCGGCGTGGAGTCGCGCCAGCAGCTGTACGTAGCAATGACCCGCGGTCGACACGAGAACCACGTCTTCCTGGCCGTGGCAGGGGACGGCGACCCGCACAGCGCCATCACCCGCGATGCGCTGCTCCCGCCCACCGCCGTCGAGCTGCTCGGCCGTGTCCTCGACCGTGACGACGCGTCGATCTCCGCAGGAAGCTGGGCTCGGACGCTCGCCGACCCAGCCGCCCGACTCGGCAAGAGCAGCGACTGCTACCACCACGCCCTCACCACCGCGGCGGAGCAGCAACTCGGTCGAGCCGCGGTCGAAGCCATCGACTCGGCCAGCGAGGCGGCGGTCAGCGGCCTGACCCTGCACGACGCCTACCCCGCGCTGCGCGGGCGTCTGGCGCTGTGCGCCCTCGCCGGCCACGACCCCGCCGCACTACTTCATGGGGCACTGAGGTCGCCGCGAGGGCTGGAGGACGCGCGGGACGTCGCCGCGGTCCTGGACTGGCGCATCGACCCTGGGAGCCTCAGCTCGACCGAGGTTGCACCGCTGCCGTGGCTGCCCGGTGTGCCACAGACGCTGGCGGCCAACAGTGAATGGGGTCCCTACCTCGACGAGCGCCAGCGCGAGGTCGCGGCGCTGGCCGACGAGGTGTCGGAGCAGGCGCGCTCCTGGACGCCGGTGAGTGCACCGACCTGGGCCCGGCCGTTCCTCGATCGGGACGTTGCACTGGTCGCGGACCTCGCTGTCTGGCGGGCCGCCCACGGTGTCGACCACGGGGATCTGCGGCCCACCGGCCCGGCGCAACGTGCAGCGGTCGACGCCCGGGTGCAGCGCACGCTCGATGCCCGCGCCGCGCAATTGGTCGGTGAGGCGGGTTCGGCCACCGCACGGTGGCGACCTCTGGTCGACGGCCTTGACCCGCGGGTTGCATCCGACCCGTACTGGCCGTTGCTCGCCGACCGGTTGAGCATCGCCGAACGCGCCGGTGTCGACGTCGCCGCAGTCCTCCGCGCCGCCGGCGGCCAACGGCTACCCGACGAGCAGCCGGCAGCCGCGCTTTGGTGGCGCGTGTCCGCCCACCTCTCCCCCGCTGCTGCGACCGCCACGCAGCCATCCGCGCGGTCGCTGCGACCGAGCTGGACTTCGGACCTGATCGACGTCCTCGGGGCAACAGCCGCCAACCGGGTGGCCGCCGATCCTGCGTGGCCCGGCCTCATCGCCGCCGTCGAACGAGGCCGCGACGCCGGCTGGCAGCCAGCCGACCTGTTGTCCACAGCATTCGACCTGTTGCGGAGCGGTCAACCCGACGACGAGGAGCTGCGCCCTGAAGAGCTGGCCATTGCCATCGCGTGGCGCATCGGCCAGCTCCTCGAGTCAGACCGCCGCATCAGTAAGGAGCAGTCGACGACGGACGACGTCCCGGACTGGTCGATCGGCCTGACCGAACCAGACGAGACCGAGCCAGCGCCTGAGCCGACGCTCGATCCCCTGCGGAGCCTTGCCGACGACGACGGCGAAGCACAGCCTGGCCGCGTTCGATTGCTCGAACTCAATGAGCAGGCCGCCGTCTTCTTCACCTCCCACTTCCGCGACGCCTGGGCCCCGGGCTATCTGGCTCGACGTCTCGGCATGGATAAGACCGGAAACGTGGACGCTCTCGAGGGGTTCACCATCGGCTATGCGCCGGCCAACTGGACGGCGTTGACCGACCATCTGCGACAGCTAGGTGCCACTGACGCCGAGATCGTCGCGGCCGGGCTGGGCAGCTACGCGTCGACCGGTCGGGTGATCGACCGGTTCCGGGACCGCCTCGTCTTCGCGATCCGCGGCGGCGACGGGATCCGCGGCTGGATCGGCCGCCGCAACCCCGCCCGCGACGACGACCGAGGACACGGATCTCCCAAATACCTCAACACCGCGCAGACGGAGCTCTTCACCAAGGGCAACGAGATGTACGGCCTCACCGAGGCGATGCCAGCCTTGGCCGCCGGCGCCACGCCGGTTCTGGTCGAGGGCCCACTCGACGTGCTCGCCGTGACACTGGCAGGCCGAGGCGCCTACGTCGGCATCGCGCCGTTGGGCACGTCATTCACCGACGCGCAGGCCGACCTCCTACGTCCTCACATCCAGCCGGGACGACGCGGCGTCATCGTCGCCACCGACGCGGACCGCGCTGGTCGGCTAGCTGCTGAAGGAGCCTTCTGGCGACTCACCGCTCGCGGTGACGATCCCGGTCAGCTGGTCAGCCCCGCCGGCAAGGACCCCGCTGAGGTCCTGGAGATGGCCGGGCCCGAGGCGTTGCGTCGCGCACTTGACTCATCGGCATCACTCGCTGCGTCCATCGTCCGAGCACGCGTCGACGACTTCGCGGATCGCTTGGACACAGTCGAGGGGCAGGTCTTGGCCACCCGCCAGGCGGCCGCGGTCATCGCCGCACTGCCGCCGTCCAGCTGGCCAGCTCACCTGGTGGACGTCATCGTGCGCACAGGCATCGCCCCCGACATCGCCGCCGCCGAGGTCATGGACGCGGCCTCGCGTAATGACCTCGCCAGCCCGGACGACGGAACGGCCAGCACCGGCGCCGCCACCGCACCTGCGGGTTGGCTGCCGAGGTCGACTGCGAACAGGGCGCTGGCGGTCAGCGACCGCGAGGCACTTGCCGCGGCTGGCCCACGGATCCTGGCTCCCATGGGAGCACCACTGCAGCGGTAG
- a CDS encoding IS3 family transposase, with the protein MPKPLPEKFRADVVTVARQGDQSIAQVAGSFGVSESCLGRWLKIADREDSVSGPTSPSTIPRTARPS; encoded by the coding sequence GTGCCCAAGCCGTTGCCCGAGAAGTTCCGGGCTGACGTGGTTACCGTTGCCCGGCAAGGCGACCAGTCGATCGCGCAGGTCGCGGGGAGCTTCGGGGTCTCTGAATCCTGCCTGGGCCGGTGGCTGAAGATCGCCGACCGCGAAGACAGCGTCTCCGGTCCAACCTCACCGTCGACCATCCCCCGCACTGCCAGGCCGAGCTGA
- a CDS encoding NACHT domain-containing protein — MISLLEILPYEGSSAKSWEELSYQVRPRNVGVTETRKTKAPDGGVEWYELYSDGHHEGFQGKFYENLSRAIGDMGRSVRTVATDRPDMTVLTFVVPFDFTDTAGKTKSDQDRWTDAVARWKSTIEGADRLDFRIIRGGDVLAELSKAEHAGRRAFWFGDAEISSAWMTSLVAVARQVAGERYTPEAHTDTDVENTLQGLAVSNSYIAETQARLVRLSAAMKTASWSSRSDLIADLDGSIRSLVSDSRPVHAWAPHLRQSLSHIRNALEPLPTKNHSPLRYSADLAQKRLEQSLNAAEDHLANAASLAAESRELGLHGEAGQGKTHAVLHFAEQLLQQGQPVITIMGEAVTASGWWAAIKEQLRSDVSLDVFLSALSARAEASGTQGLIVIDGLNESQDARRWRTDLPSLRAAMSTHENLSLLVTWRTDYRKLIAPPRDFPLLRHRGFRGNEREAIHNYARHYKIAAPEHFSVDTAFDNPLLLKLYCEVQARNPRLQRTGASRSEIFGAFVEMRLEDIGDKLELSPARLQVVREGLNVVCDLLLSDRARFVDRTRIEPLVDALLPERTLWPKTLFASLVSMGLLEIRPRYDGAEAVSLPFQAFSEFVLCRRLLERLETDTPTTEQLADVLGSRHDLWRPAATLLPELYARELQDVLPEASSRNRASELREYTLRSFAERSRAAFSQRALSLLEAYLHAPAAPDELSNIAGDVFVALSVRPGHAANADWLHEALAKLTMADRDASFGVMTYFVLEESDAFGRLLDWASATAADRDSEHIRLSAKMLLWLESSPNRSLRDVSLRALVNLGTVHPEMLSDLIDAFRSNNDAYVVQRLGALVFGCLLRGCPSTSDAAIIESLISWRAIGLPVDVLARDSLRGSAYALAHRGAIDQERARGFDPPYQADPPSEPDTAEALMERHQRAEQGNPREAAAIMRSCLSEWGDFNKYVVRSDVGTFSWAPLTGPRPTSREDVVSADWAGRWIAQRAVSLGWTAEAFEAFEGHAHAHRGREGHKSERFGKKYQWIALHELLARLADNYHFGSRWSTDPGSFQGPWEWMGRDIDPGLPPSKSAPDGRKVELDVVHEPTWLGCDPQLDVEIDERSWVSAEEDWPQGPVRMDGPGGRKQIALYRYSSWGRPAAGDGTAWDRRQWLITTSWLVKSDEMHDALETLRLRSLRGRWMPERRATTSRYFGEASWSPINLDPLATATWEPIDRGPGDAINVLPAVEQYLWEGNVLDCSIDESVDVHKLIDLLMVGAEWDGTRAVWTFRGEVIACAIRSRSELFAGEHSALLCDETWLLARLEALGLSLVIGTLGEKQSIRDVSHRARSIWCTMSQIASLDVTAGYQSEPLRTETEDNSEWTGPLDGSGAGPA; from the coding sequence ATGATTAGTCTCTTAGAGATCCTTCCTTACGAGGGCTCCAGCGCCAAGTCGTGGGAGGAACTGTCTTATCAGGTCCGACCACGCAATGTAGGCGTCACCGAGACTCGCAAGACTAAGGCGCCGGACGGGGGCGTTGAGTGGTACGAACTGTACAGCGACGGCCACCACGAGGGCTTTCAAGGCAAATTCTACGAGAACCTTTCGAGAGCGATCGGCGACATGGGGCGGAGCGTCCGGACGGTAGCCACGGATCGCCCCGACATGACCGTTCTCACCTTTGTTGTCCCCTTCGACTTCACAGACACTGCGGGCAAGACGAAGTCGGACCAGGATCGATGGACGGACGCCGTGGCACGCTGGAAGTCCACCATTGAAGGAGCAGACAGGCTCGACTTTCGTATCATCCGCGGGGGCGACGTCCTCGCAGAGTTGTCAAAGGCCGAGCATGCAGGGCGCCGGGCATTCTGGTTCGGAGATGCTGAAATTTCGAGCGCTTGGATGACCAGTCTCGTGGCCGTCGCCAGGCAAGTCGCTGGCGAGCGGTACACGCCCGAGGCTCACACGGACACAGACGTCGAGAACACTCTGCAGGGTCTAGCGGTCTCGAACAGCTACATCGCGGAGACGCAGGCTCGCTTAGTGCGCCTGTCTGCGGCGATGAAGACAGCTAGCTGGTCATCTCGTTCAGATTTGATAGCCGACCTCGACGGCAGCATCAGGAGCCTAGTATCGGACAGTCGTCCAGTGCATGCGTGGGCTCCGCATCTTCGGCAGTCACTCAGCCATATCCGTAACGCACTTGAACCACTGCCAACTAAGAACCATTCTCCCCTCAGGTACTCAGCCGACCTTGCGCAAAAGCGACTCGAGCAATCACTGAATGCTGCCGAGGACCACCTAGCCAACGCCGCATCTCTGGCCGCCGAGTCGCGAGAGTTGGGACTCCATGGCGAGGCCGGACAAGGTAAGACTCACGCCGTCCTACACTTTGCTGAGCAACTGCTACAGCAAGGGCAGCCCGTCATTACGATCATGGGCGAGGCGGTCACCGCAAGCGGTTGGTGGGCTGCCATCAAGGAGCAACTTCGTTCTGACGTATCCCTGGATGTTTTCCTGTCCGCTCTAAGTGCTCGCGCGGAAGCTTCCGGAACACAAGGCCTGATCGTCATCGATGGCTTAAATGAAAGCCAGGACGCCAGGCGCTGGCGCACGGACCTGCCGTCACTCCGCGCGGCGATGTCCACGCACGAAAATTTGTCACTGCTCGTGACCTGGCGCACTGACTACAGGAAGTTGATCGCCCCTCCACGCGACTTTCCGCTCCTTCGCCATCGCGGCTTTCGCGGGAACGAGCGCGAGGCCATACATAACTATGCCAGGCACTATAAGATCGCGGCGCCTGAACACTTCTCTGTGGACACAGCCTTCGACAATCCCTTGCTCCTGAAGCTCTATTGCGAGGTTCAGGCGCGTAATCCCCGCTTGCAGCGCACGGGCGCTTCACGCTCCGAGATATTTGGCGCCTTCGTTGAAATGCGTCTAGAGGACATCGGCGACAAGCTGGAGCTCAGCCCTGCCCGCCTGCAGGTCGTGCGGGAGGGTCTGAACGTCGTGTGTGATTTGCTCCTATCGGACAGGGCGCGCTTCGTCGACCGCACCCGCATAGAACCTCTAGTCGACGCTCTACTTCCAGAGCGGACTCTTTGGCCGAAGACTCTTTTTGCAAGCCTCGTGAGCATGGGCTTACTCGAAATCCGACCACGGTATGACGGAGCAGAGGCCGTCAGCCTGCCGTTCCAGGCCTTCTCTGAGTTCGTCCTTTGTCGACGCCTCCTCGAGCGATTGGAAACGGATACGCCGACTACGGAGCAGCTAGCTGACGTCCTTGGATCACGGCATGACCTTTGGAGACCCGCAGCAACCCTTCTCCCCGAGCTGTACGCAAGAGAACTCCAGGACGTTCTGCCGGAGGCGTCAAGTCGAAACCGTGCGTCAGAGTTGCGGGAGTACACGCTCCGAAGTTTTGCGGAGCGATCCCGGGCGGCCTTTTCCCAGCGAGCACTTTCCCTGCTGGAGGCGTACCTACACGCCCCTGCGGCGCCTGACGAACTTAGTAATATCGCGGGCGACGTGTTCGTAGCTTTGAGTGTCAGGCCGGGGCACGCGGCGAATGCAGACTGGCTGCATGAAGCTCTCGCGAAACTGACGATGGCCGACCGTGACGCAAGCTTTGGTGTCATGACCTACTTCGTTCTCGAAGAATCTGACGCCTTCGGTCGCCTCTTGGATTGGGCATCGGCGACCGCCGCGGATAGAGATTCCGAACACATTCGCCTGTCCGCGAAGATGCTGCTGTGGCTGGAGTCGTCACCGAACAGAAGCTTGCGCGACGTTAGTTTGCGAGCTCTCGTGAACCTGGGAACCGTTCACCCGGAAATGCTCTCCGACCTGATTGACGCCTTCCGTTCGAACAACGATGCCTACGTTGTCCAGCGCCTGGGGGCCCTAGTGTTCGGATGTCTACTTAGGGGATGCCCGTCCACCAGCGATGCGGCCATCATCGAGTCGTTGATTTCTTGGCGTGCCATCGGCCTACCGGTCGATGTTTTGGCCCGAGACAGCCTAAGGGGGTCAGCGTATGCGCTCGCACACCGGGGCGCCATAGACCAGGAGCGCGCGCGAGGATTTGACCCGCCGTATCAAGCTGACCCGCCGTCGGAACCAGACACGGCCGAAGCGCTCATGGAGCGACATCAGCGCGCGGAACAGGGTAACCCACGGGAAGCCGCAGCGATTATGCGTTCTTGCCTTAGCGAGTGGGGCGATTTTAACAAGTATGTGGTGCGCTCAGACGTCGGTACCTTTAGCTGGGCCCCTCTGACTGGCCCGCGGCCCACGTCGCGAGAGGATGTCGTGAGTGCCGATTGGGCTGGAAGGTGGATAGCTCAGCGGGCCGTCTCGCTGGGCTGGACAGCTGAGGCTTTCGAAGCATTCGAAGGCCATGCCCATGCGCACCGGGGCCGCGAGGGTCATAAGTCTGAAAGATTCGGTAAGAAGTACCAGTGGATCGCATTGCACGAGCTACTTGCCCGGCTAGCTGACAACTATCACTTCGGGTCTCGGTGGTCAACCGATCCGGGGTCGTTTCAAGGCCCTTGGGAGTGGATGGGCCGAGACATCGACCCTGGACTGCCTCCCTCGAAGTCGGCACCCGATGGCCGCAAAGTTGAGCTAGACGTAGTGCATGAGCCCACATGGTTAGGGTGCGATCCTCAGCTCGACGTGGAAATCGACGAACGCTCGTGGGTGAGTGCCGAGGAAGACTGGCCCCAAGGCCCCGTGCGAATGGATGGACCAGGCGGACGAAAGCAGATAGCCCTGTATCGGTATAGCTCGTGGGGCAGGCCGGCTGCTGGTGACGGAACTGCCTGGGATCGCCGACAGTGGCTCATCACCACCTCGTGGCTGGTCAAGAGCGACGAGATGCATGACGCGCTGGAGACGCTGAGGTTGCGTTCGTTGCGAGGCAGGTGGATGCCTGAACGCCGTGCCACAACGTCTCGATACTTCGGCGAGGCTTCGTGGTCGCCGATCAATCTTGACCCCCTCGCTACAGCGACCTGGGAGCCCATAGACCGGGGACCCGGTGATGCCATCAATGTGTTGCCGGCCGTGGAACAGTATCTCTGGGAGGGAAACGTCCTCGACTGCTCCATAGATGAAAGTGTTGACGTACACAAACTCATAGACCTACTGATGGTAGGTGCCGAGTGGGATGGAACTAGGGCCGTGTGGACTTTCCGAGGAGAGGTTATAGCCTGCGCGATACGGTCCAGATCAGAACTGTTCGCTGGCGAGCACTCGGCTTTGCTATGTGATGAGACGTGGCTACTGGCTCGTTTGGAAGCTTTGGGCCTAAGTCTCGTCATCGGAACGCTTGGCGAGAAGCAGTCAATTAGGGATGTGAGCCACCGAGCTAGGAGTATCTGGTGCACCATGAGCCAGATTGCGTCCCTCGACGTCACCGCCGGCTATCAATCCGAACCATTACGAACCGAGACTGAGGACAATAGTGAGTGGACAGGCCCTTTGGATGGAAGCGGCGCTGGACCGGCGTAG
- a CDS encoding MarR family winged helix-turn-helix transcriptional regulator, translating to MTTPAPSVLLDDQICFALYSASKAVTARYRPMLDDMGLTYPQLLSLMVLWETDDLSVRELCDRLDLDSGTVSPMLKRLAALGVITRERDPEDERSVRIRLTDAGRALELPACGLSQMMIDVLGMTSEQFADLKQTLELITERTSFSPPTR from the coding sequence GTGACTACACCTGCGCCCAGCGTCCTGCTCGATGACCAGATCTGCTTCGCGCTCTACAGCGCTTCCAAGGCGGTCACTGCGCGGTACCGGCCCATGCTGGACGACATGGGTCTGACCTACCCGCAGCTGCTCTCGCTCATGGTGCTGTGGGAGACCGACGACCTCAGCGTCCGGGAGCTGTGCGACCGGCTGGACCTGGACTCTGGGACGGTGTCGCCGATGCTCAAGCGGCTCGCCGCTCTCGGTGTCATCACCCGCGAGCGCGACCCGGAGGACGAGCGGTCGGTCCGGATCCGGCTCACCGACGCCGGGCGTGCGTTGGAGCTACCTGCGTGCGGGCTGTCGCAGATGATGATCGACGTCCTCGGTATGACGTCGGAGCAGTTCGCCGACCTCAAGCAGACGCTCGAACTCATCACCGAACGAACGAGCTTCAGCCCCCCGACGCGCTAG
- a CDS encoding TetR/AcrR family transcriptional regulator yields MDRQEVHVQGTPRDTGRGKRRPGRPRHDGSVAQGSARDTIIRVATALFAERGYASTTITEIASAAGLQQSSFYYYFRSKEEILHATLALNRQALAFADDLAERPESAAVRLYELLRYDTLQLCISPFDFNEIERLAEAQPADFVDFWRDYQKLHEHVQALINAGIQLGDFNPCDAELAATAALCLNEGVQKRYRSKNAHDPDSLSPFSIKKRTAEEYADTSAKTTLAALVVSPATLSLVREQVMRTSQA; encoded by the coding sequence TTGGACCGTCAGGAGGTGCATGTGCAAGGGACACCGCGAGACACGGGGCGCGGCAAGCGACGGCCCGGCCGTCCCCGCCACGACGGGTCGGTCGCCCAGGGGTCCGCCAGGGACACCATCATCCGTGTCGCCACTGCGCTGTTCGCGGAGCGTGGCTACGCATCGACGACGATCACAGAGATCGCGAGCGCAGCCGGACTGCAACAATCATCCTTCTACTACTACTTCCGCAGCAAGGAAGAGATCCTCCACGCGACCCTTGCGTTGAATCGGCAGGCGCTGGCCTTCGCTGACGACCTCGCTGAGCGACCGGAATCAGCTGCGGTCAGACTCTACGAACTGTTGCGATACGACACGCTCCAGCTCTGCATCTCACCATTCGACTTCAACGAGATCGAACGCCTGGCCGAAGCCCAACCAGCCGATTTCGTAGATTTCTGGCGTGATTATCAGAAGTTGCACGAGCACGTGCAGGCCTTGATCAACGCCGGCATCCAGTTGGGTGATTTCAACCCGTGCGACGCTGAACTCGCCGCCACGGCCGCACTGTGCCTGAACGAGGGGGTTCAAAAACGGTATCGCAGCAAGAATGCGCACGATCCCGATTCGCTCTCGCCATTCAGCATCAAGAAGCGCACGGCAGAGGAATACGCGGACACAAGTGCAAAGACGACTCTGGCAGCTCTCGTGGTCAGCCCCGCCACGCTGTCGCTTGTGAGGGAACAGGTCATGCGAACCTCGCAGGCGTAG